From a region of the Listeria monocytogenes ATCC 19117 genome:
- the thiM gene encoding hydroxyethylthiazole kinase — translation MFDFMTLEKVREKGPLVHNITNIVVANDSANGLLAIGASPIMASAKEEMDELAKMADVLVINIGTLDGELVTAMKIAGRAANVAGTPVVLDPVGVGATSYRRKVVQELLAEIQFTAIRGNAGELAAIAGEAWEAKGVDAGVGSADVLSIAEKVANEWSTVVIISGEVDVISDGTRFAKVANGSELLPRITGSGCLLSAVCGSFIAVQDDAFRASVEACASYAVASEYAEIELERKLPGSFRSLFLDALASWSVEKTRAKAKIQESGEHK, via the coding sequence ATGTTTGATTTTATGACGTTGGAAAAGGTGCGGGAAAAAGGGCCATTGGTACATAATATTACGAATATCGTGGTTGCGAATGACTCGGCGAACGGCTTGCTTGCGATTGGTGCGTCACCGATTATGGCTTCTGCGAAAGAGGAAATGGATGAACTTGCGAAAATGGCGGATGTGCTCGTGATTAATATTGGGACGCTGGACGGGGAGCTTGTTACAGCGATGAAAATTGCTGGACGTGCGGCGAATGTTGCTGGGACGCCGGTTGTGCTTGATCCGGTCGGTGTTGGCGCGACTTCATACCGTCGTAAAGTGGTGCAAGAATTATTGGCAGAAATTCAGTTTACGGCGATTCGTGGAAATGCGGGAGAGCTTGCGGCGATTGCTGGTGAAGCTTGGGAAGCGAAAGGCGTGGATGCGGGTGTTGGTTCGGCGGATGTGCTGAGCATTGCTGAAAAAGTGGCGAATGAATGGAGCACGGTTGTTATTATTAGCGGCGAAGTAGATGTGATTTCGGACGGAACTCGTTTTGCAAAAGTGGCTAATGGTAGCGAACTGCTTCCAAGAATTACTGGTTCTGGTTGTTTGCTCAGTGCAGTTTGCGGTAGTTTTATCGCAGTTCAAGATGATGCCTTTCGAGCTAGTGTCGAAGCATGCGCGAGTTATGCGGTGGCTTCTGAATATGCGGAAATCGAGTTAGAAAGAAAACTTCCAGGTTCATTTCGATCACTATTTTTGGATGCGCTTGCTAGTTGGTCGGTCGAAAAAACGCGTGCCAAAGCTAAAATCCAAGAAAGTGGTGAACACAAATGA
- the thiD gene encoding bifunctional hydroxymethylpyrimidine kinase/phosphomethylpyrimidine kinase produces the protein MIFPQVLTIAGSDSGGGAGIQADIKTFQERKTFGMSVITAITAQNTLGVKAVHKIPVEMIREQCDAIAEDFQVSAVKTGMLADAEIIREVARNIRLHNFQNIVIDPVMIAKGGTALLENEATQVLKDELLPLGTIITPNIPEAEEILGEKITTKAEIEQAAKKIFDIGVKAVVIKGGHSKMSEAADFYYDGETTKWLTSERFDTPHTHGTGCTFSACIAAELAKGNSLLDSVMVAKEFITSAIKYPLGIGHGHGPTNHFAYRLEDGK, from the coding sequence ATGATTTTCCCACAAGTGTTAACGATAGCTGGTTCAGATTCTGGCGGCGGCGCGGGGATACAAGCGGACATCAAGACATTTCAAGAGCGCAAAACCTTTGGCATGTCCGTCATCACGGCAATCACGGCACAAAACACGCTAGGTGTAAAAGCAGTGCATAAAATCCCAGTAGAAATGATTCGTGAACAGTGTGACGCGATTGCAGAGGATTTTCAAGTGAGCGCCGTGAAAACTGGAATGCTAGCAGATGCAGAAATTATCCGGGAAGTGGCGCGGAATATACGTTTGCACAACTTCCAAAATATCGTTATTGATCCCGTGATGATTGCAAAAGGTGGCACTGCTTTGCTTGAAAACGAGGCGACACAAGTGTTGAAAGATGAGCTTTTGCCACTTGGTACGATCATTACGCCGAATATTCCAGAAGCGGAAGAAATTCTTGGTGAAAAAATCACAACCAAGGCGGAAATTGAACAAGCCGCTAAGAAAATTTTTGATATAGGTGTAAAAGCGGTTGTTATTAAAGGTGGGCATAGCAAAATGAGTGAGGCGGCTGATTTTTACTATGATGGCGAAACGACAAAATGGCTGACGAGCGAGCGCTTTGATACGCCGCATACGCACGGAACTGGTTGCACTTTTTCGGCATGTATTGCAGCTGAACTTGCGAAAGGGAATTCGCTTTTGGATAGTGTCATGGTTGCGAAAGAATTTATCACAAGTGCGATTAAATATCCGCTTGGAATTGGTCACGGTCATGGTCCAACCAACCATTTTGCCTACCGATTGGAGGATGGGAAATGA
- the tenA gene encoding thiaminase II, with translation MFVHGFQEEVGDLWQETLQHPFVQSLADGTLEKEAFYYYLLQDDYYLSHFEKVIEKSVEQAGTAELAAEMREVQRRLQQSELLMREQFYPRVGLAERDFSERKPAPTAYHYTSHLYRMADFGSFGVTIAALLPCYALYADMGKMYEGARSSEPFYQELLDSYVDENYQKVVLQQKRLVEQAASMADARELALMKQAFQISVEMEWAFFDMAYKKQNWRGSVNYV, from the coding sequence GTGTTTGTTCACGGTTTTCAAGAAGAAGTAGGGGATTTATGGCAAGAAACGTTGCAGCATCCATTTGTGCAGAGTTTGGCGGATGGGACGCTTGAGAAGGAGGCGTTTTACTATTATTTGCTCCAGGATGATTATTACTTGTCACATTTTGAGAAGGTGATTGAGAAAAGTGTGGAACAGGCGGGGACGGCGGAACTTGCTGCGGAAATGAGGGAAGTACAAAGGCGGCTTCAGCAATCAGAGTTGTTGATGCGCGAACAGTTTTATCCACGGGTTGGGCTAGCGGAGCGTGATTTTTCCGAGCGCAAACCAGCGCCAACTGCTTATCATTATACTTCTCACCTTTACCGGATGGCAGATTTTGGCAGTTTTGGGGTAACGATTGCGGCGCTTTTGCCATGTTATGCGCTTTATGCTGATATGGGGAAAATGTACGAAGGGGCGCGGAGTTCGGAGCCATTTTATCAAGAGTTGTTGGATAGTTATGTGGATGAAAATTATCAAAAAGTGGTGTTGCAGCAGAAGCGGTTGGTGGAACAGGCGGCGAGTATGGCGGATGCGCGGGAGCTTGCCCTCATGAAGCAGGCTTTTCAAATTAGTGTGGAAATGGAATGGGCGTTTTTTGATATGGCTTATAAAAAACAAAATTGGCGTGGGAGTGTGAATTATGTTTGA